DNA sequence from the Paraburkholderia hospita genome:
ATGCCCAACATCAAACCGCTTAGCCTGCCGCCTAGCGAACTGAAAAAGCACGTTGCCACAGTTCACGTAAGCGGTGAACTTTCGTTGCTAGAGCGCAAGATCGTGAACGTTCTGCTGCTTAACGCATTTGACGACCTCCTCACGAAGAAGCGCCATACGTTGCCCGTGGGCATCCTTTGCACCATGCTAGGTTTCGACAGCAAAAACCACGACGCGTTGAAGCGCGCATTGTTAAAGGTGATGTCGACACCTATCTCGTTCGATCTTCTGCACGACGGAGGCAAGACGGACTGGGAAGCGTCGCCACTAATTGCATACGCCAGCATCAAGAACGGTCTCTGCTCCTACGAGTACAGCGACTGGCTTGCGGGGAAGCTCGCGAATCCTGATATCTACACCCTGATCAACATCAATGTTCAGCGGCAGTTTAGCGGGGGCTATGCGCTTGCCCTTTATGAGAACTGTCTCCGATTTAAACGAACGGGATCGACGGGTTGGATCTCAGTGGAAACGTGGCGTCGTCTGCTTGGTGCAGATGCAAGCATGTACGATGAGTTCAAGCATTTTTCGGCCGAGGTAATCAAAAAGGCCGTTAAAGAGATCAATCAGGTGTCAAACATCATCGTGACCCCCGAGTACAAGCGAGAAGCACGGCGCGTGGTCCAGATACGCTTCCTGGTCGAAGACAATCCCCAGAAATCGATGTACGACAACGAAGAGGACGAAGAGCAGAAACGTATTCGGGACTCCGAGGCATTCAAGCGCCTCACTCTCCTAGGTGTCGGAGACCGGCTCGCTATTAGCTGGATTCAACAGGAACCAGATCGAGCGTTACAGACAGCCATTTACGTCGAAACGAAGGCGAAAAATAAGCAGATCCGGGGCAACGCAGGAGGCTACGCGAGGACCGTATTCGAAAAGGGCGCTCGCATTGAAGTGGGCGCAAATGGCGATCGGCAAACCGAATCGGTTTCATCACGGCCCCCGGTTGACGAGAAGGACACTTCAGCCGAAGAGCGCTCCCGTTTGACTACCGCGAAGATTAAGTCGCTGACACTAGAAGAGAAGCAAAAATTCGCCGGGGAGTATATGGCCGAAGGCGGGAAAGGAAATACATATCAGTCGGAAACAGGAACATTCAAGAACGCGTTGGAGCGGACCGCTTATACGTCATGGTTGCGCGCAAAGGTCGCGGCAGCAGGTGATTGAAAACCAAACAGCGGCGGCAGACGTTTGCCTCAATCTCCCAATCACTGTTCTTATGAGATCCGCGGTTACGCACCGCAGCTGTTTACGGCGCTGTGCGTTAAGCCGAAGGCTTGCCGGTTAGAGCCCCCAACCAGTGCCGGCTATCACCCGTCGCTAGCAGCGCATTGAGAATTTGCTCTAGTTGCACTATCCGTGGAGCGACTTGCTCGAAGTTTGGCACATCAAGGCGTAAATACCTTTGTCCGTGGACCACCCTCAACCGCACGCCTCTCCGTGCTTTTGGCTTTCCTGTGGTCAGGAAAGAAAAGATATCTTCGAGCGACGCACCATGAGTGAGAGACTGAGCTCGACGAGTAAGCTCCTCCTCACCAAGCTGCTGGGCCAGCATTCGAAGGGTCTCAACCTCTCGAAACGAAACCGGGCGGTTATCAAACAAACTCAGAACTGCCTCTGGTAACCGGGCTGTCGCAACCATCCGTGATATTTGTGGAAGTGAGATGCCGAGATCAGCTGCTATGGCTCGCTGGCTCGGCCACAGGCCTTTATCCAAGAGCGACAAATAGAACCTCCCCATCGCGATGATGGAGGCCCTTTCTTCGCGTAGGCGCGTGTGAACCGCCACCGCAGCTTCACGGTTATCCATAAGAACTATCCTTAAACTGGCTATTAATGCGTATGCCGCAACGAGTCCATCATCCGACACGACATACTCGACGTTTGTTGCGATTTTGAAAAAAAGGAGCCTGAGCCGGATCAGGTCACTTTGCGGACGTTCAAAGGCCGCGCGCAGCGACTAACTCGATGAAACTAAACGGTTACATCCCCTTTAGCTATTTCAACCGCCCATGGCTATGCCTGTGGAACGCGTGGAACACGCACGAGACAACTTTACCCGCTTTCAGCCTTTGCGTTTCCATCAAAAGCTCACGAATTTCTGAGGCATTCCGGCTTATGTCCCTGAACCGGCTCGGTCGTTGGAAGCCACATCGGGCACGGCTCGAAAGCGGTGGTAAATCGTATCTCTTTTGCATGATCGGCTTCCCCTCAGGGCTGATTGAATTGAGTCGGCCCAAATGGATCGACCGTCATGCGCTTATTTCGCAGCAAAAAGCAGATTGCCCTCTCAACCGCTCCCGGTGGTTACTCAGAGGACGACCCCGAGAAGATCATCTTCGACATGGGCGCGCGTCTTCGCATCGAAGCAAACCATTGGAAGACGTTCTGCTTCATCCTCGCGATCGTCACTGTGGGAGCGGTATACAGCCGCAACCCACCTCCCTCCGTCGTTAAGGCATATGGGGTGTCGTCGGACGTCAACGGCCATGCCGTAGTGACGCAGCTGGCCGCCTACAAACCCGACGATCAGACTATCCGTACTGCGCTGAAGGAAACCGTCGAGCGCTGGTTCACCATTGAGCCCGTTCTGACAGACGACATTCAGACATCTCGCATGGCCCGGAACATCAACGGCGTTAAGGCCATGATGGTGGGGAACGCGCGGAATCAGTTTGGCGACTGGATCAAGGGCGATGCGCCGTTCCAGGCGATTGTGCTGAATCCGAAACTGGTGCGCGAGGTGCGCGTGACAAACGTCGCGCTGCTCGAGGACTCCACAGCGGTTGTTGAGTTCACAACGGCCGCGACGCAGTCCCCCACGGATCGGCCTGTCGTCCAGAAGTACGCCCTGACCTTCCGTTATCAGATCGTCCCGCCGACCGCCGAAGACGCACTCGGTGCGAATCCGTTCGGGCTGTTCTATCCGCTGTTCTCGATCCAAAAGACCCAATAATGATCGCCTCCCGCACGCTTGCCTCGTGGATTGCCGCTTTCGCATGCGCGACAGCCGTTTGCCCGACCGTGTATGCCGCGAAGAAAGGCTCCGCCGCGCCGCCCGCATCGTCCGCATCGTTCGACATGGCTACTGCGTTGAGCGATCCGATGAGCCCGGTGAATCCGTATAACGCTGGCTCCGACCCTGTCACCATGCCCGGCGACGCACGCATGGCCGTGTTCCCATACAGCCGCGACCAGATCTACCGGATCATGACCGCGCCGCTGAAGAACACCACGATCGAGCTGGCGAAGGGCGAGCGCCTGACAACCGATCCGGCGATGGGCGACTCGGTTCAGTGGGTCATCGACACCGATGGCGAAAACCACGTCTTTGTGAAGCCGGTCAAGCCCGGCCTCGTCAACACGCTTCACCTGACTACCAATCTGCGCGAGTACGACATGACACTCGTGTCGTCGCCGATGGGCGGACTGTTCTATCAGACCGTGCGCTTCAACTATCCCGGCTCCGTCATGGCAAAGGTTCGTGCCCGGGAGCAGGCGGGCGGCGGCACTTATGGAGGGCGCGGCGATGACCTGGGCGCGCAAACGGACTCCGGTCCAATCGGCGTCTCGCCGGACAAGCTCAATTTCGACTACACGGTCTCAGGCTCGGCGTCGTTCCGCCCCGAAACGGTGTTCGACGACGGCAAGTCTGTGTGGCTGCGTCTGCCTGCAGACGCACCGTTTGCCGTGCCTATCGTCAAGGACCACGGAGACGTGGTGAGCCCGAACTTCATCCGACGTGGCCGGTACATCGTGGTGCAGGAGATCGCCAATGAGATCGTGCTGCGTGCTCCGAACGAGGAAGTCACCATCAAACGCCGCCGCCCTGGCCTGTTCGGGTTCTGAGAGACGCCATGAATCAACCGAACGGACAACACGACAACCAGCACGCGAGCCTCTTTAAGGGCAAGTCGCCACGCAATGCTCTGTATGCGGTTGGCGGTGTCGCAGCAGTTGTCATCGGCGCGCTCGGCTTTTACTACCAGGTCAAAGAGAGCGCCAAGGTCGACGAACAGGCAGCGCTGCAGAAGAAGGCCAAGGCGGCGGAAGTCGTCGACAAGTCGCACAACACCCAGGACCTCAATAAAACGATTGAGGACCAGATGAGTGATGCGCGCAAGATGGCGGCCTCGGAAGCGAGGGCGGCGGCTGCCGCGCGCGCTTCGTCGTCGTCGACGCCGAATGCAGGGAATGCGGCGCCTGCGCTGACGGCCGATGGCTTTATCAATGATCAGCAGACAAAGCAGATCAAGGCCGAATCCGATACGGATGCGATTTTCGCCTCTCCGATCTTCAAGCCCGGCCTGAAGGTCAAGGATACGGCGCCGACGGCACCCACCCAGATGTCGGGAATTCTCACGCCCGCGCAGGTCGCTGCGAGGCAGGCGGCCGCACAGCAGGATGCAGCAGGCTCGGTGGGTGATCGCGTCGCGTCGGCACTCGCGGCAGCGGGACTTGGGGGGCAACAGTCAGCCCGCCCATATTCGAGCCAGGAGCACGACGCGACGTTCATCAAGAATGTTTCGATGCAATCGGGCAGCGACCAGGACTTCCCGCGGGCCGGTTTCGTTGGGCAAGCGCGCGGCTGCGTGTTGTCGCCCCCGCATCACATCGGCGTGCTCGCAACGGAACGCCTCAACTCCGATCGTCCCGGTACCGCCTCGTTGATGGTGGAAAAGGACGTGTACGACAGTATCCGCGGCAACTGCCTGATGATCCCGAAGGGCAGTTTCATCACGGCACCGTATAGCTCGGATATCCAGCCCGGTCAGGAAAGCATTCTGGTTGCAGGAACGGAACTGCGTTTGCCGAACGGCAAGCATGTGCCGCTCTTTGGCGCACAGGGTGCTGACGGTGACGGGTCGGCGGGCTTCTCGGGTGACGTCAACAACCATTTCTTCAAGATTTTCGGCACGTCGTTCCTCGTCGCGATCCTGCTGCGCAAATACGACGGTGGCGAAACGTCCACGACGACGGGCCCCCTCGGTGTCACGCAGGTCGGCAGCACGGCGGGGCAGGTTGCAGCGACGACGGCCCAGTCTGTTCTGGAACGGTACAAGAACATCCCGCCGACGATTACCTCGGACCCGGGCCAGCGCCGCTTCATGCTCAAGGTCAATCGAGACATCGTGATGGAGCCGTATCGCGATGAATAAGCGTGCCGGAAAGAGCCGGATCTTTAGCGTGCTGTTGGCTGCTCTCGCCGCATACGGTCATGGCGCCGACGCCGCGACGATCGCAGAAGTGATCAGTCCGACGAACGTCGTACTCGCTCAAGGAAACGCACGCGCGCTGGCGACGTTCGACGGAAAACCGGTGTTCTGGTGCGGCCTGCACGCATTCGAATCGTGGGCGGCTCCGCTTGTGGGGCAGCCGGTTGCGAGCACCCCCGATACGGGCATCACGGTTTCGGTCGATTCGCGCGACGTGTCGCTCGAGCAGCTGCTCATCAGGAAAGGCTGGCTACAGCCGACCGTGCTCAATGACGACGCGCAGGCCGCCATTACAGAGGGCCGGGGCGGCTGGGCGTGTGCGAGCGCGACGGCGCCCTTCGAGCTGATGCACACGAGCGTCGATCCCAAGGTTCTCGCGGGCATCGCTCTCAACGAGTCGGGTCTCAACGGACGCGCCTGGCCGTGGACGCTGAACATTGCGGGGCAGGGCTTTTTCTTCAAGACCCGCGAGGATGCTTACCGCGTTGTCCAGTCGCTGCTCGCGCGCGGCCGCAGCGACTTCGACGTAGGCCTCATGCAGATCAACTGGGGCTACCACGCGCGCCGCTTTGCGTCGCCCTGGGACGCGCTCGCGCCCGCGACGAGCATTCGCGTTGCTGAGGAAATTCTCAACGAGAACTACAGCAAGACGCACTCCGTAGCGAAGGCGATCGCCTATTACCACAGCGCTAATCCGGTTCCCGGTCAGGCGTACCTCGCGCGTTTCGCGCGACACCTTAATCAGATTCAGGCCGGCCTATGAAGCACACTGTCTCCCGCATCGCGCTCGCCTGCATCGCGTTGCTCAATGCAATGTCATCGCATGCTGCGAATACCGACCCGTTTGACTTCGACTATGAGATTTCGGGCGGCATCGCAGAGCGCCCGGCGCTGATCTTCAACGACGGCACGAAAACGTATATCCAGCCGCGCGCGGGCCAGGTCATCACGGCCGCAGGCGGACACGCAGAAGGTCCGTATGTCGTCGTCGACGGCACGCCAGAGTCGGTCACGTACACCGTTGCAGGCAAAGCCGCAACGGCACGATGGACCCGGGCTAACGCTTTTATCGGTGCTGGCGCAGGCGGCGCTCTCGCATCACTGCGCGACGATCAGCCGCCCGCATTCGACGGCTTCACCAACCGCCTCGTGCTGATCGGCTCGCATGGCACCCTCGAGCCTGTACGTGCGCTGAAGGCGACGATGCCCGTCGCGAACATCGTCAAGGCGCTGGTGCCGCAAGGCTGGACGGGCGCAGCACAAAAGGATGTCGACCTGACCGACGCGAGCTCGTTTGTTACGCGCGCCGGTGAGAACTGGATGCAGGCGCTTGACCGTCTGATGACGCAGAGCGCGTTGTACGCGGACATCGATTTCACGACGCGCCATATCCGGTTGCATCGCGAAGCGCCGAAATCGGGTGCGCTCAACTATGCAGCGGGTGAGAAGTCTCAACCCGATGCAATTGCGCAGACCGTCGCGGCGCGGGAGGACGCAGCAAAACCGGACACGACAGCGCCTCGCGCGTCGTTGCTGGCCGAATACTTCGGCGCGCAGGCGATCCGCGACGGTGACGACACTCACACCCAGATCCGGTTTTCATCGAAACCCGCTCACGAACTGACCCTCAAGACACCTGAAGGGCGTTCGCTGCATCCGAAATGGAATGGCGACACGAACGTCATGACCGTGGAGCGCGCGGACCGAATCGTCGTGTCCGATGGCTCGAAATCGGTTGAGGTGGGGCGATCGGCGGGCACGGTCTATGACTTCGATCAGGCGAACACTGCCCATCTGCTGGCCGTGTTCGACAACGACGGGCACACCTATTTCAAGTTTGCGGACTCTGTGGTCCAGGTCCATGTCGCCGATGTGAAGCACCTGGGATCGGGAGAGCAGAAGGGCCGTTACTACATGTTCAACGGGACCTCGGAGCAGTTCATCGTGTCGGCCGACGGCAACACGGTGAACGTTACGCGGCGTCACGATGTGAAGTACTTCGAGCGCCCGGCGACAGGCACGCCCGTGACGCAACCCGGGGCAACGGCGGTGGCGAAATCGTGATGAACGGAACACTCATCGTCGCTGGCGTAGCTGCAGGTCTGTGCTGTCTGAGCACCGCGCATGCGGATTGTCTCGACGACGCTGCCGCGTATCAGCATGTCAGCAGTCAGCTGGTGCATGCGATTGCGCAACAGGAATCGGGCATGCGCGCCAGCGCCATCAACGTCAACGGAGACGGCAGCCAGGACATCGGCCTGATGCAGATCAACTCATCGTGGTTGCCGAAGCTTTCACGTTACGGCGTGCGTCGTGAACACCTCTTTAACGCGTGCGTGAATGCATACGTCGGTGCGTGGATTCTCGCCTCGAACATCAAGCAATTTGGGCCGACGTGGAAAGCAGTTGGCGCGTACAACGCCGTGTCGTCACAGAAGCAACTGATCTACGCGAACGCAATCTATCGCCGCCTGCAGCGGCAGGGGCATTGACTATGAATCTGACCATCCAACACAACACATGCATCCGTCTCGTTGCGCGTCTGTTGCCCGCACTCGTGCTGGCCGGTGCATCCGGCTGGTCGCACGCGGCAGTCGATCCCGACCAGTCGCGCGTGCCGACGCCCGCAGGTGACGGCTGGCAGATTCTCTCGGGCGCGCCGGGCGGCAAGGCTGCGCCGACCGCTTCCGTCGCTGCTGCACAGATCGCCGCGACCGCGCCCGCGCCGACGGCCCCGACTTCGACAGCGGTAACGCCCGTTGTCCTGCCCGGCAATCCGACGACGCCCGCTGTGCTGACCTTCTCTGTGTCTCCACAGGACTTGAACCTGCGCAACGCGCTCGATCGCTGGCTGCAGACGCAAGGCTGGCAACTCGCCTGGAAGGTCGATGACGATCTGCCGCTCGAGTTCAACGCGACTTTCTCGGGCGACTTCACATCGGTCCTCGTGCAGGTGATGAAGGCAACCAATCACATGCGTGTACCTACGCGCGTCTGCCGCCATACCAATAACGTGATCCGCGTCGTCGCGCGCGCCGCAAACTGCCAGGAATAAAACGACATGCGCCTGTCCTTCATCAGAACCGCCATCGCCGTTGCATCGCTTCTCGCCATCGCCGGATGCGCTGTCACGCAGAGCGACATCAATGCCGCCTATGACGCGGCGAACAAGACAGGGATCGACGCGCTCAACGGCGTACCGGGTTCCATGTCGCTTGTCGAGGATGTACCGAGTGCGTTCCTCGGCGACCGGATGGTGCCCGTGGCGTACGAGGCGACGCTGCCCGCGGTTTTCCGCGATAAGCACGTGACCATGCCCGCGAATATGGACATCAACCAGATCGCGTCGTTGATCTCGACGGCGACGGGGTACCCGGTTCACCTGAGTCCCGACGTCTTCGTGCCGCGTAGCTCGCTCGTGCCGCGCGAATCGGCGTCGGGGGATGGCAAGGCCTCGGCCGCACCGGTAGCGTCGGGCGCGAAGTCCTACGAAAAGCCCGTCTATACCCAGCCGTTTACCGGCACGGCCGGTGCCTACATGCGGGCGATGACCGACGATCTCGGTCTCGACTGGTCGTTCGACGGTTCCACCATCAACGTCAGCCGCTTCGTTACGCGCATGTTCCAGATCGCGGCCATTCCGGGCAAGGTCAAGATCAAGTCGGTCATGTCCAAGGGCATGGATACGACGACTGGCAACCAGTCCAACGGGACGGGCGGATCAACGGGCGACACCGGGTCCTTCTCGGCGCAAACATCGACGGGCCGCGACGGTGAGTTCGACCAGATCCAGTCGATCAAGGATGCGCTGGACAAGCTGCGCTCGCCGATGGGGCGCGTCAACGTTAACCCGCAAAGCCGTCTCGTGATGGTCTACGACACACGTGAAGCGGCGGATCGGATGGGAAAGATGCTGGCGGGTGAAAACGCCGTGTCCACGCGCCAGGTCGCGATCCGTATCCGCACGCTGCAGATCGCGCTCAATCGCGGCAGTCAGGCGGGCGCGAACGCAGACGTTGTATTCAACGCAATTGAGGGTGGTCTTGCCAAATACGCGATCAGCTTCACGTCGCCGACCTCGTTGTCCTCGGGCGGCGGTTCCGTGGGCCTGTCGGTGTTGCGTCCGAACGCGCCGTTCTCCGGCACGAACGCCGTCATCAACGCGCTGAACCAGTACGGCAGAACAGTACAGGACAACACGCAGACAAAGCTCACACTCAATGGCCTGCCGGTGTCCATTGCGTCATTCCAGAGCGACGACTACCTGCGTTCGACGAGTTCCTCCGCGGGCAGCCTCACGGCGACCTCGGGCGGGGTACCTGGCCTAAATCCAGGTACGGTCACGACAGGTGATTTTGTGAATATCCTTCCGTCTGTCAACGACCATAACCAGATCGTTCTCGCTTACTGGAGCGACAGTTCGAAGCTGAATGGCCCCTTCACCGAGAAATCGGTTGGCTCCGGACAGACGACGCAGACAATCCAGCTGGCCCACACGATCGGCCAGAAGGATGACCAGACGGTGGCGCTCTCCGATGGCCAGACGGTGGTGCTGTACGGCGAGATGACGGACCACTCGGACAGCACGACGAATGGCGGTCTGGCGGGTATTACGGGTCTCTGGAACAAGAACCGGACCTTCCAGGTGATCATGCTGACGGCCACCGTTGTTCCCTCGATGTGAGCAACGGCATGCATATCACTGATCCGCTGCCGCGCGAGAAGCACGCGCGCCTCGTTTTCGGACTCGACTGGCGAGCCTATCCGGCGAAGCAGGCGAGGGCCGAGCGTCGCCGGTATGCCGATGACTTCAGCGCAACGCGCTATGCCGAATACAAGGTCGGGAAAGAATCCATAGGCGGTTTCTGCTCGCCGGTACTCGTCGACATGAAAGGGGCGAAGCTGTTCTCCGGTGCAGCGCGTATCGCCTTGCACGAGCGCGTCAAATCGAAACCGGCTGTCCTCGTCCTGATCCAGGATGACCAGCGGGTCTATGCCGTTTTCGTGGTGCGCGGCGCCGTGCGCAGCGACGAAGTGCTGAGCGTGCCGCAGGCGTTCAGCCGACGCGCGGAGGTCGAGAAGGAATGCGAGCGGCTGAACCTGAAGCTGACCACGCTCGGGACGGGTGGGGCGCTTGGCGATGTCGACGAATCGTTCGGCGCGGCGGCGCTGCTCGACCAGCGCAATGTCGGCCGCATCGCGAAGCTGCCGGTCAGCGTTCCGACGCTCGTTCCCGTCGTTGTTTTCGTTGGTGCCGTCACATTGGGCGCGTTGAAGGTCTTTGGTGCCTTCGATTCGACGGGGAACGCGCAACACGTACCCACCGTTGAAGAGATCTATGCGCAGGCTGTGCAGAAGGCTTTTTCGGGTGCAACTCCCCGCGCCAACGAACTGGGCCCGGCGATCCTGTCCACGTTGGGCCTCGAAGAGACCGTCCGCAGGGGCTGGCTGTTCGAAGACGCGTCGTGTCCGGCGCGCGGAATATGTTCGCTCTCATTTCGCCGCTATGGCGGCAGCTTCGAAGACTTTGCGCGCAACGCGTCCGCATCGATGCATCCGCTTCGCTTCGATGCCGATGGCCTTCACGCGGGCGGCCGTGGACCGGCGGTGCCGAAGGTTAATGCGGTGACCGTCCGCGATTCGAAGGCATGGCCGAACGAGCAGACCTTCATCGAGATGGTCCAGACCCCGCCACAGAAGCTGTCGAAAAAGACTTTCGAGATCGACAGCTACGGCTATCAGGTGAAGATCGATCCATCGAGACCGCTTGTCACGATCGCGCCGGGGACGCCCGGACAGAAGCCCGCTCACATGATCCGCATGGGCACGTGGGAGATCCATGGCTACCGCTGGCAGGCCCCGCTTCTCGCGCGGCTTCCGTCGAACATGGGCCTGGACAGCATCGTCGTGAAGCTGAAGCTCAAGGATCAGGCGAAGAAGAACAACGGCGATGCTGACGTCCAGGCTGGCATCCAATTCATTGCGAAGGGGAAATACTATGTTCTCGATTAACCGGCTGGTGGCACTGACCTGTGCCGTAGCGTTGACGGGCGTTGCCCACGCACTGGCCAAACCGGCGGGCGCATCGCATGTCCAGCCCGTGACCGCCCACGTGCCGACGGCGGACTTCGACGTAGCCATGCCACCCCGGTCGACCGCCGCTGCCTCGGCCGTTATGGCAGCGTCCGCTGTCACACCGGCAGCATCAGTCCCGGTTCCCGCTGCTCCGCCTTCCCGACTGTCGATCGACGAAATCGACGAGAAAATCCGCGCCCAGGTCTCCCGTCAACTGTCCGGCGACGGTGACGCAGCGAAGAGCATCGGGCTGGCCACACCCGCACCGCAAGCGGCACCCGCACCGGTTGTCGTAATCAAGCCGCCCGCGCCTCAGCCTGGCCGTGCACGCACAGAGTCCGTGAAGTTCGTTGGCGCGTTCAACGATGCGACGGGATCATCGGTCCTCTACGAATTCCGCGGCGCCTATTACCCCGCGCACGTTGGCGAAAAGCTGCTCAACGGCTGGCGCGTATCGAAGATCAGCGGCTTTCTCGTGACGGTCACCGATGGCGAGGGAAAGAAGCCTCGTACGTGGACGGAACCTATCGCCGGCGGCATGGCAACCGCTGATCCGCAGGACAACAACGCGCCGGCGCGCACGCTGAACGACCTGTCGGGCGCGTTGCCGCCGCCGCTGCCCGCCCCTCTCATCCCGACCGGAGGTTGAAGCATGAGCATGTTTTCTGGAATCGAGAAGGACGAACCGTCGTCGCGCGGCCTGCTCGGTCGCTTCCGCGCGCTGCGATCGAGCTTCACCGAAGAGTCTCCCTCGTCGATGCCGATCGCTGGCTCGGACGGTAAGCCTGAGCCCGACCGAGAGCCGAAACTGAGGTCGAAGAGCAAGCCACTGAAAGCGGAACCGGTGGAAATGACGCCGGGGCAACCGATGACGCTCGGCATGCGGCTTCGTATGGGTGACGTATCCGACGTCGAAGCATTTGACGACGTTCCGGCCGGAGATGCGGTCCGTCACGCGCCGGCGGTGATGGCCGATGAGGCCGACTCCCTGCCCCGTGACCTGGCTGCGGACGTGCAACGGGAGCAGGCGATCGTCGAAGACCTGCCGCTTGCAGAGCCGCTGGCAAAGCCGCAAGCAGCTGAGCGTCCCCTTCATGCGGAGCACGAGACTGCGTTGGGCGATCGAGACGACGCGGAAACAATCCAGCCGCCGGTTTCCGATGCCGCTCGCTCCGCGGCCGATGACGTGCACGAGGTTCGCGCACAGGCCGATATCGCCAAACGCGCGCCGGATTTCACGGCCCGCGGCCTGCCCGAGCTGGCCGCCGCCGATGCACTGACGTTCAAGCGCATCCTGAGCGGGCGCGGCCCCGATGCGGCGCTGCGGATCAACGACGCCGCACGTCGCGAGTTCATTGCCGTTGAGATTCAGGCGGGCATGTCGATCGTCGTGACCACCCGCAGCTTTCACGAATCCGCGCTCTACGCAACCTACGTGAAGGATCTCGAGCGCGCCGACATCAAGGTGCATGAGGAACTGCTGGCGAGCGCCGACGTTATCTCTGCCATTTACGCGATGGAGCGCAATCGGTCTGCCGCGATCGTGCCGGAGTCGTCCCGCGCAATCGGCACGTTCCGCGATGTGATCGAAGCGGCGCACAGCTACGGTGCGAGCGATGTGCACTGGGAAGATCGCGACTTCTCGTCAGAAGTCGAGGTCCGTTTCCGCGTGGACGGCGATCTGTACACCTTCCGCCGGCTGAGCAAGGAAATGGTCCGCAAGTCACTCGCCGCTGCGTATCAGGATCTCGTTCAGCGCAATACGAACTCGGGCGAAACCTTCCAGCCGACCGCGCCTCAGTCCGCGATGATTCCGCTGGTCGTAGCCGCCGATCTGCTCAACCTCCGTTGGCAAAGCTCGCCGCTCGTTGGCGGCTATGACGTGGCGCTGCGGATGCTCGACGGGAACTTCAAGAATCCGAAGGTGCTATTGCCGCAGCAGATGGGCCTGGAAGCGAGCCAACTGGCGATCATCGAGGCGCTGGGGCGCGTGAGCGGGGGCGCACTGTTCGTCACCGGCGAGACCGGCTCCGCGAAGAGCACGCTGTTGCGCGCGATGTCGTTCCTCAAGGATGCGCGCGATCTGCGCAAGCAGTTCGCCGTGAGTGAGCCGTCGGAGTATCCGATGCCGTGGCTGTCGGACATTTCG
Encoded proteins:
- a CDS encoding replication initiation protein → MPNIKPLSLPPSELKKHVATVHVSGELSLLERKIVNVLLLNAFDDLLTKKRHTLPVGILCTMLGFDSKNHDALKRALLKVMSTPISFDLLHDGGKTDWEASPLIAYASIKNGLCSYEYSDWLAGKLANPDIYTLININVQRQFSGGYALALYENCLRFKRTGSTGWISVETWRRLLGADASMYDEFKHFSAEVIKKAVKEINQVSNIIVTPEYKREARRVVQIRFLVEDNPQKSMYDNEEDEEQKRIRDSEAFKRLTLLGVGDRLAISWIQQEPDRALQTAIYVETKAKNKQIRGNAGGYARTVFEKGARIEVGANGDRQTESVSSRPPVDEKDTSAEERSRLTTAKIKSLTLEEKQKFAGEYMAEGGKGNTYQSETGTFKNALERTAYTSWLRAKVAAAGD
- a CDS encoding type IV secretion system protein, producing MRLFRSKKQIALSTAPGGYSEDDPEKIIFDMGARLRIEANHWKTFCFILAIVTVGAVYSRNPPPSVVKAYGVSSDVNGHAVVTQLAAYKPDDQTIRTALKETVERWFTIEPVLTDDIQTSRMARNINGVKAMMVGNARNQFGDWIKGDAPFQAIVLNPKLVREVRVTNVALLEDSTAVVEFTTAATQSPTDRPVVQKYALTFRYQIVPPTAEDALGANPFGLFYPLFSIQKTQ
- a CDS encoding TrbG/VirB9 family P-type conjugative transfer protein, with translation MIASRTLASWIAAFACATAVCPTVYAAKKGSAAPPASSASFDMATALSDPMSPVNPYNAGSDPVTMPGDARMAVFPYSRDQIYRIMTAPLKNTTIELAKGERLTTDPAMGDSVQWVIDTDGENHVFVKPVKPGLVNTLHLTTNLREYDMTLVSSPMGGLFYQTVRFNYPGSVMAKVRAREQAGGGTYGGRGDDLGAQTDSGPIGVSPDKLNFDYTVSGSASFRPETVFDDGKSVWLRLPADAPFAVPIVKDHGDVVSPNFIRRGRYIVVQEIANEIVLRAPNEEVTIKRRRPGLFGF
- a CDS encoding TrbI/VirB10 family protein gives rise to the protein MNQPNGQHDNQHASLFKGKSPRNALYAVGGVAAVVIGALGFYYQVKESAKVDEQAALQKKAKAAEVVDKSHNTQDLNKTIEDQMSDARKMAASEARAAAAARASSSSTPNAGNAAPALTADGFINDQQTKQIKAESDTDAIFASPIFKPGLKVKDTAPTAPTQMSGILTPAQVAARQAAAQQDAAGSVGDRVASALAAAGLGGQQSARPYSSQEHDATFIKNVSMQSGSDQDFPRAGFVGQARGCVLSPPHHIGVLATERLNSDRPGTASLMVEKDVYDSIRGNCLMIPKGSFITAPYSSDIQPGQESILVAGTELRLPNGKHVPLFGAQGADGDGSAGFSGDVNNHFFKIFGTSFLVAILLRKYDGGETSTTTGPLGVTQVGSTAGQVAATTAQSVLERYKNIPPTITSDPGQRRFMLKVNRDIVMEPYRDE
- a CDS encoding transglycosylase SLT domain-containing protein, which translates into the protein MNKRAGKSRIFSVLLAALAAYGHGADAATIAEVISPTNVVLAQGNARALATFDGKPVFWCGLHAFESWAAPLVGQPVASTPDTGITVSVDSRDVSLEQLLIRKGWLQPTVLNDDAQAAITEGRGGWACASATAPFELMHTSVDPKVLAGIALNESGLNGRAWPWTLNIAGQGFFFKTREDAYRVVQSLLARGRSDFDVGLMQINWGYHARRFASPWDALAPATSIRVAEEILNENYSKTHSVAKAIAYYHSANPVPGQAYLARFARHLNQIQAGL
- a CDS encoding TrbG/VirB9 family P-type conjugative transfer protein, with translation MKHTVSRIALACIALLNAMSSHAANTDPFDFDYEISGGIAERPALIFNDGTKTYIQPRAGQVITAAGGHAEGPYVVVDGTPESVTYTVAGKAATARWTRANAFIGAGAGGALASLRDDQPPAFDGFTNRLVLIGSHGTLEPVRALKATMPVANIVKALVPQGWTGAAQKDVDLTDASSFVTRAGENWMQALDRLMTQSALYADIDFTTRHIRLHREAPKSGALNYAAGEKSQPDAIAQTVAAREDAAKPDTTAPRASLLAEYFGAQAIRDGDDTHTQIRFSSKPAHELTLKTPEGRSLHPKWNGDTNVMTVERADRIVVSDGSKSVEVGRSAGTVYDFDQANTAHLLAVFDNDGHTYFKFADSVVQVHVADVKHLGSGEQKGRYYMFNGTSEQFIVSADGNTVNVTRRHDVKYFERPATGTPVTQPGATAVAKS